The following are from one region of the Streptomyces changanensis genome:
- a CDS encoding PaaI family thioesterase → MGEQTAVKFPQEVIDEYAALGVDLPALFSAGHLGERMGLRIVEAAPDRVVGTLPVEGNTQPYGLLHGGASAVLAETLGSVGAMLHGGSKKIAVGVDLNCTHHRGVRSGLVTGVATPVHRGRSTATYEIVVTDEQDKRVCTARLTCMLREVTAQDAGSVPGVV, encoded by the coding sequence ATGGGCGAGCAGACCGCAGTGAAGTTCCCGCAAGAGGTCATCGACGAGTACGCCGCGCTCGGCGTCGACCTGCCCGCCCTGTTCTCCGCGGGCCACCTCGGCGAGCGCATGGGCCTGCGGATCGTCGAGGCGGCGCCCGACCGTGTCGTCGGCACCCTGCCCGTGGAGGGCAACACCCAGCCCTACGGGCTGCTCCACGGCGGGGCCTCCGCCGTGCTCGCCGAGACGCTCGGCTCGGTGGGCGCCATGCTGCACGGCGGCTCGAAGAAGATCGCCGTCGGCGTCGACCTCAACTGCACCCACCACCGCGGCGTCCGCTCGGGCCTGGTCACCGGGGTCGCGACCCCGGTCCACCGCGGCCGGTCCACCGCCACGTACGAGATCGTCGTCACCGACGAGCAGGACAAGCGGGTCTGCACCGCGCGCCTGACGTGCATGCTGCGGGAGGTCACCGCGCAGGACGCGGGGAGCGTCCCGGGCGTCGTCTGA
- a CDS encoding ABC transporter ATP-binding protein, whose product MRVFYGAIEALKGIDLTVGRGEIVALLGGNGAGKTTTLRTISGMLQPRHGRVLLRGERIDGIKSHELVHFGIGHVPEGRRVFATMTVLENLEMGAYRFSSVDAGDLDRVFTLFPRLAERRSQQAGTLSGGEQQMLAIGRALMGRPELLLLDEPSMGLAPLIVQQIFEIIKEINEQGTTVLLVEQNATQALGLAHRGYVLETGSVAMAGPAGELLADSRIRAAYLGEGAA is encoded by the coding sequence ATGCGGGTGTTCTACGGCGCCATCGAGGCGTTGAAGGGCATCGACCTGACGGTCGGCAGGGGCGAGATCGTCGCCCTGCTCGGCGGCAACGGCGCGGGCAAGACGACCACGCTGCGGACGATCTCCGGCATGCTCCAGCCCCGACACGGCCGGGTACTGCTGCGCGGCGAGCGGATCGACGGCATCAAGTCGCACGAACTGGTCCACTTCGGCATCGGGCACGTGCCCGAGGGCCGGCGGGTGTTCGCGACGATGACGGTGCTGGAGAACCTGGAGATGGGCGCGTACCGGTTCTCGTCGGTGGACGCCGGCGACCTGGACCGGGTGTTCACGCTCTTCCCCCGGCTCGCCGAGCGGCGTTCCCAGCAGGCGGGCACCCTCTCCGGCGGCGAGCAGCAGATGCTGGCCATCGGCCGCGCCCTGATGGGCCGGCCGGAGCTGCTCCTGCTGGACGAGCCGTCCATGGGCCTGGCGCCGCTGATCGTCCAGCAGATCTTCGAGATCATCAAGGAGATCAACGAGCAGGGCACCACGGTGCTGCTGGTGGAGCAGAACGCCACGCAGGCCCTGGGCCTCGCCCACCGCGGGTACGTCCTGGAGACGGGATCCGTGGCCATGGCGGGTCCGGCGGGCGAGCTGCTCGCCGACTCCCGCATCCGCGCGGCCTACCTCGGCGAGGGCGCGGCCTGA